Proteins encoded together in one Candidatus Binatia bacterium window:
- a CDS encoding corrinoid protein — MSVIDELQNAVETGNRLNAEALTRQALEAGEDAGNLIRQALIPAMAIVGEKFKNGEYFVPELLVASRAMRACLGILRPALVPGAFQTIGRVVIGTVRGDLHDIGKNLVKIMLEGAGFEVIDLGVDVAPERFVEAVRDHQPQIVGMSALLTTTMLSMPATIDALRTAALRDRVKVIVGGAPITDSFADEIAADGYGADAYAAVELAKRFIAA; from the coding sequence ATGTCCGTAATCGACGAACTGCAGAACGCGGTAGAAACCGGGAATCGCCTCAACGCCGAGGCGCTGACCAGGCAGGCCCTCGAGGCCGGCGAGGACGCCGGTAACCTCATTCGACAGGCCCTCATCCCGGCAATGGCGATCGTCGGCGAGAAGTTCAAGAACGGCGAATACTTCGTGCCCGAACTGCTGGTCGCATCGCGAGCCATGCGCGCCTGCCTTGGCATCCTGCGACCCGCCCTCGTGCCCGGAGCTTTCCAGACCATTGGCCGCGTCGTCATCGGCACGGTCCGCGGCGATCTGCACGACATCGGCAAGAACCTCGTCAAGATCATGCTCGAAGGCGCCGGCTTCGAGGTCATCGACCTCGGCGTCGACGTCGCCCCCGAACGCTTCGTCGAAGCGGTGCGCGATCATCAGCCGCAGATCGTCGGCATGTCGGCCCTGCTCACGACGACCATGCTGTCGATGCCCGCGACCATCGACGCGCTGCGCACCGCGGCGCTGCGCGATCGGGTCAAGGTCATCGTCGGCGGCGCGCCCATCACCGACTCCTTCGCCGATGAGATCGCCGCCGACGGCTACGGCGCCGACGCCTACGCCGCCGTGGAACTGGCAAAGCGCTTCATCGCCGCGTGA